The genomic region AACACTAACAGGTATTCCATGACTAATTTGCAGTTTTACTTGGAAGAAGCCAAGGGAAATGTGGATTACCAAGGTTATATATTTCCAAGGCGCCGTGGTGAATCGATGATTATATTACTATGTAGCTAAGAATAGATGCAACGCTGCTGTGCATATGAAAAATGTTAGCTAAAATGTTCTACCCTGGTCTTGGCAGCCTGATTCAGAGATACAGCTGCTGATTGTTCAGTTTGAGTGGCATGGCGTGCTGAAATCAGTATCCAACACGTTGATTGGCGTCAGTCCTAAGTTCGAGGTTGCACTCTACACGTTGTGCTTTTTTGTTGGAGGGGAAGATAACCGCGTCGATATTGGCCCATACAGTGTGAACGTCAAGTACTACCGATTGGGGAATAACAAAATTGGATCAACCTTTCCCATTGCAGAGAACTGATTATCTGGTGCTATGCTTCTACAGTTTTCCAAATCTTCAATTTCTTCGTTTTATAATCAATTACGTGAAGTTAACACTGTACTGTTCATGGTCAGCTGGTTACTTGTGCAAGAAAATGTAACATACTATTCAATTTGTTGCTGCCATCTCCAATCGTATTGCTACTTGCACTACTAAAAAGTTGATGACCGAGACTTTCATGTGTGAACGTGTTTATGTTTGGGTTATGCTGATCTTACTATGTTTCACATTTACCAGAAGATACAGTTAGTGATCGCTTAATGATTTTTCCTGGTCTCACACTTCAGACTTGTTTTGGCCAGCTTGTTTGTTACATCCACAAATAGCTGCATGTCAGGTTACTTTAAAGTTTAAACCTTATAAGTATGAGTATTGGATGAAAGAACCTGTTTTTTTAATAATGTCTTAATCTTTGGTTGACTTTGCAGAGTCTGGGGCCATAAGGCCTTCGAATCTACAGAGAGAATGTCTAATGCCTCTCCACTATCATTTTATCTAAAAATTAGCATCAACCGATATATACTGGAAGAATGCATATAAACTTTATACCCCAATACAAACCCCCAATACACACAAGCATCCATGACATTAACACCATAGTTTGTTAGGAAAATTCAACAGAAACATGGTCGAAAAAATGAAATCAAAATGGTATGGGCAGGCTAAGAATAACCTAAATGGTATGGGCATGAACTCTGTACATAACAATACATGATAAAAAAATAACAATTCAGTTGATTCATGGTCGGAAAAAACCAAGGATTACAGAGTTCACGCACCTTAAGTGAGGAAATCAACCAGGACTGTGTGATCCAATCTGTAATATGTAAGATAGACATTATCACCACTGTTTGAGACTGACAGAACACCCGAACATGCacgataatatgaccaagaaacagTGACAGAATCTTTCAGTTGGTCTTGTATGATGAAATCTAAATGGTATGGACCGGTGAAGGAGAGGGTACCTTTTTATTTCATTAACAGATAAAGCAAAATAAAAAAGTAATGAGCAAATGAGCCTAGATCACATTTGTAACAGCTCAATCGGGAATATGCTATGTATGTAAAAGCACAGAAAAAACAAATCCCTGCAGTTAGAGAAAGCAAGCAAGAGGGGATGCAAAGGTTGAGTAAGGCTAACCAAGGGTTGTGCAGAGCCACAACACCTCCCAGTTCGCTGTTGGCGTTGCCGTCGCAGTGAAGAATCACCTTGCACCAACCACACCTATAGATAAAAATGAGTTACTCCAAGCATGAAGAAGCATACTAAAAAAATCTATGCTTTGATATGTTACAGACTTCAACTGCCCTAAGAAGATGGAGCACAAGGTGGAAAATACCATTGTGTTTCACCAATTGCACACCATTGCAGATTACTCGAGTTGCATGAATATTTATGATATGTAACCAGTTGTATGAGCAAAATAGTTTGTGTACAAAATGTGTAGGACCAATATTTCTTTGATAAGTCCTATTAGTTGGTCCATAATCCTAAGCACCAGTGGCCACACCAGAACAAATCAAGTTACAGGGATCCTCCTCTTGACGCTAATTGAAAGCATGTCTCTTGTTCATTAAAAATAGAATATTTTGTTATCATCACTCATAATCCAATAACCCATCGACCCTTTCTATTTATGTAGGAACCAAAAAACAACAATGCATCACTTCAAATAATGATCAAAGCTGAGATGTaagaaaaataaaaatagaaTAGATAACATTCGTCACAACTGAGTATTCGGACAGTCTGTTCCTTTGCGCCAAAAATAAACAAAAAAACATTGATGTTTGTTCCTTTACTTAATGACATGCTATACTAAATTGCTATCCTAAAATCAATCAACAGTCATTATAAACAACTGAGTATTCGAATAGTCTATTCCTTTGCGCCAAAAATAAACAAAAAAACATTGATGTTTGTTCCTTTACTTAATGACATGCTATACTAAATTGCTATCCTAAAATCAATCAACAGTCATTATAAACAGAAGAGGCAGAATAGATAGCATTCGTCACAACTGAGTATTCAGACAGTCTGTTCCTTTGCGCCAAAAATAAACAAAAAAACATTGATGTTTGTTCCTTTACTTAATGACATGCTATACTAAATTGCTATCCTAAAATCACTCAACAGTCATTATAAACATAAGAGGCACGTTCAATAACTGAAACTTTACATGAATGATTTTAGCATGTATATTTTGGATTGATGAACTGCAGATCAAGAACACTATTTTTTCTTACATGGAGCATTATGGTTGGTTGAAAGTAGCCCACAATGCAAGGTGATGGGAGAGATCCGCATGTGCCAAATACAGTCAAGGGAATGTAAAGCATGAGAATCCCAATTGACACAATCTGCGCGACTCTTTTTATGCCAATTCTTACCAGGTTGCAGATTCAGGTACATAAAATCTATGTTATAAAAAAAGTTATGGGTGCGAAGCCAAAATTGGTAAAGGAAGTTTGAACTTGGGTTTAAGGTAAAAGAAATACCAGTGGGGTCATCTTTCTAACCGCAAGGTCTCCATCAATCTACAGAATAAAAGGGTGTATCTGCTTATAATATCTTTTCTCAGAAGAACATAGAGTAATATACTACGCTGGAATATTCTTTCAATAAAAATACTACACTGGACTACTTTGGGGGAAATTATACATGGGCAGCTAGAGATATACCTGATGGATATGGCTGCAGAAGAGCATCAAAGTAGTTGTCAGCGCAACAAGAACAGAGATTTGAAACCCTATATCATATTGCTTAAGAAGGCCACCACTCTTTGCATGATTCTCCAAAGCTTCTTCTACTTCGATTACTTGGGTATTATATGATCTTCCGATAGTAACCTCAGCGCCTAGAATTGATCAAATAGATGCAACTCGGCTGTGATGACGTTGGGGATGACATGGAGTGGCCCATTGACGGCGGGGGGCACGTTGCCCATCTGGTTGTAGCTGAACACCCCGTGAGTGACGTTGAAGTACTCGGCGAACTTGAGGGGGGTCTCGGTGTCCCTGTGGGAGATGTCGTTGAAGCCATAGTGGAGCTTGTCGTCGATGTGGCCACGGGAGACCATGACCTTGATGGTGCGGGTGATGTTGATCTGGTCATAGTGGTAGGAGCCCTGCAGGTTGGGGCGTGCGACACTGGCTGTCAGGTTCCATCGGAACGACCTGGCCTGGTTGATGGACCAGGCCCAGTCGCCCAGCCGGCCGGCGGCTCGGTTATGTTGGGCGCCGGCGAGGCTCCGCTGGAGCCGGCGTAGCGGATGAGGGTGGAGGCGGACTTGGCGTCGTGGATGAACAGCGTGCAGGCCACCATGTAGTAGTCGTCGGGCGCCTAGTCAGCGTCGACCAGCACGGAGAGGCAGTGGACGACGTGCACGTCCAGCGAGTCGTACACGTCctgcaaggtgtgggagccctgtGCCGTTGTCGATGGCAATGGCCGGGCGTGCGGCGGCGTCCATGGCTGGCAGGTCCGCCGAGTCCCCCCCGGATCATGCCTCCGCTGCCGCCGACGTCGCCGGAGGGGCCAGAATGCGGGGCATCGGGGTCCGCTGCGATCGAGGCCTCGCTCCCCTGGGACGCCCGATTTGAGACGAGCCGAGGCGGGCGGTCGTGGGTGGCCGGCGGCAGGCTAGGGTCAGTCCGATTGATTAGGGATCGgaggcgtggcgagcgggtgtgcGGTGCGCGGCGCGTGGGTGTGGCGTTGGGGAGGAGACCTCACGAGTTGATTTGGTTGACGGGGGAAGCCGGAAGGAAGGAACCAGCCAGCCGGGGCAGCAATCCGGGGCGGAGGACGCGCCTTGCATGGAGATCGGGCTGTCGCGGACGGATTCGCCTTCCATGGAGAGCGTGGGCGAGGATCGAGAGCTGGGGCGGCGATCTAGGCGAATTTCTGGGGAGCCGGGACGGTGATCTGGGGCGAGGCCGCGGGGATTGCGGGAGAGAGGAGAGTCGGGCGAGGAGAGTCGGGCGGGGGAAGGGCGTGGAGGCCGCGGAGCAGAGCGCGAGTTTGGGGGCGATGATGGCGGCGGCGGGACGTAGAATCGCTGGAATATCGCGACCGAGATCTGGTAGGCGTCCACACGGCTGCGGGGCGGCTACGGGTTGCGGGGCGGGGCGGCTACGGGTGGCAGAACATGgcagtgtggacgcctacactgctaacatatagagtagtagagattgaaACATGCCGAGAATAGAACGCCGCCGATCGAGGAGAACGTGCACACGATGCGTGTCCATCCCCACGCCGCGATCTCTCTCAGGTGGTTGGAGCTATTTTCAGAGCTCCTCGTGCACATACATGCAAATGGTTTGTTCAGCTCGAGATGGCCAAATAGAATATATATTGCACATTGATTTACGCATGAGCCTAATAAAGCCCAACAGCGGCCCATAAGCAAAACCTCCTCCTTCTTCCTCCCTTTTGCATTTGTGCTACCTGCcctgccccgcgccgccgccgccgccgccaacccGCCATTACCTGCGCCATGCCACCGCGAAAACGCCCGCCGTCGCCGCCGGAGGAGCCCTCCCTTGCCTCGAAGCCTCGACCTGACGCGCAGCCGTCCAAACCCGACCCCGATTCCGAGCAGTCGACCATCAACCCGAGGATCCTCGCCCAACTCCCCAACCAGGAGCGCCTGGTGTACAAGCTCATCTTCGAGGCGGGCAACAAGGGCATGTGGATGCTGGACATCCGCAAGAAGCTGCTGATGGCCCCCAACGTCGCCACCAAGGTCGTGCGCACCCTCGTGGCAAGCGGGCTCCTCAAAGAGGTCAGCGACGTGCGCCACCGCAGCAGGAAGATCTTCATGGCCACCGACTTCCAGCCCTCCGCCGAGATCACCGGGGGCACCTGGTACCACGACGGCCGCCTGGACACCGACGCCGTAACCACCGCGCGCCGCTGCTGCCAGGCGCAGGTCCAGAGGCTCGGCGCCGCGACCGCGCAGATGATCCACCAAGGCATTCTCAAGGAAGACCCCAGGGCCGGGTACACTATCGACAAGGTCAGGGATATCATCAAGACCATGGTGCTCGACAAGGTGCTCGAGGAGGTCAAGAGCACCGGCGCGGGGGATTTTAGCGCCGTCAGGGCCGGCACAATGTGCTACCGGCTGGTCACTGGGGCTCCGCAGGGAGGGATGATGGAGGGAATCCCTTGTGGGGTTTGCCCCAGGATTCATGAGTGCTCGCCGGAGGGGATCATCTCACCCAGCACCTGCGTTTACTACAAGAAGTGGCTGCAGATGGACTTCTAGGCGGTGACGGTGAGCCCTCTTCTGTCCGTCACGATGGGGTGTTGGAGTCCATTGGAGAATTTAGTTTCATATTGACCAGTCGGGACCTCTGAATTCTGAAAGGATAGGTATAACAACAGTTCAGTTTTAGATTGTGATACTCATATTAATAATCATCTCTATAGTTATTTCTACTTATTTGTCCTTTTAGCTTGGTATAATCATTCATATGTATTTATTCCATCAAGTTTAGATGTCTTTACTCAGTACCATATCAACTTCCTAAATATTTAGGTAATCGGCAAACCTTTCAGCTCTTCTACTGAAGTCATGTATTGAGCATGTGAACCCAAAGTGTTTCTGTTTGACAGCCAAAGGGCCAACAAAGATGCGCCTTCTATTCAACTTTGTGATAGGTGTCACTAACAGAACTTAGATTGTGAAATAAAGTACAATATTAT from Zea mays cultivar B73 chromosome 6, Zm-B73-REFERENCE-NAM-5.0, whole genome shotgun sequence harbors:
- the LOC100281261 gene encoding uncharacterized protein LOC100281261 encodes the protein MPPRKRPPSPPEEPSLASKPRPDAQPSKPDPDSEQSTINPRILAQLPNQERLVYKLIFEAGNKGMWMLDIRKKLLMAPNVATKVVRTLVASGLLKEVSDVRHRSRKIFMATDFQPSAEITGGTWYHDGRLDTDAVTTARRCCQAQVQRLGAATAQMIHQGILKEDPRAGYTIDKVRDIIKTMVLDKVLEEVKSTGAGDFSAVRAGTMCYRLVTGAPQGGMMEGIPCGVCPRIHECSPEGIISPSTCVYYKKWLQMDF